The segment CTTCTCTGGAAATAATCTACAAATTTTAGAAGAGCAAATCCTATTAACACAGCTGTTTTGCACCTTAAACATCTGGACATGCCCTTCAAAATCACTCCCTCTGGATTTAGGTAGCTTGGTTTAATGTCACATGTACATTCTCATGTACATACAGAACATCACTCATAgaacaaaatgtattcaaacaTTTTGGATCAATAAACCTAAGAAAAACCCCCAAATAAATGACTTCTTAATTTCTCTTCACATTTGTATTTATCATAATAGGCTGTATATTAACTTGATGGGAGAAAACCGGTAATTCTATGTGAAATCAAACACTGTGCACCACCATATCGCCGAAATGGTCCAATCTTCGTTTCAAAACACCTCTGCAAAGATTTGAGTAAGATTGGTAGTCTATTCAGGCTCCTCCTATAGAAGCACTGAATCTTTGACTATTGGGGGTCGCCCCTTCTACTATCCCCTTTGTTTGAAGCtagatgggttcccttttgtgaaggtttcttcttcatgccatcttagagagtttttccttgccgcagtcgccactggctcactcattagagacaaacatgaattattttaaacaactttatAACCGCTTCATCTCTGGaacgctgctttgagacaatgtccattgttaaaagcactctacaaataaaaatgtattgaattgaacaaatcttatggtcagggcTCCACAAACTTGTGTCCAGACagtgtattttgttttcggGTTTGTGGGATGGACTTTGGTGGTCCGGCCCCTTTGTATCAATCTACTTTTAGGGCTCTGTAAACACTCTACATACTGAAATGACTCAACAAACTGTAACGAAAGAAGGTAAAGGGATGCTATGACACAAAACTACTACATTACTACAATTTCTCAGTTTTACAGAACTGAGAAAACCACAGAAGGTGTTTGTTTATGATTGGATTCAAAGCTACAGTTGAAGCTGACGTTCTAATTCTTACGGATAGAACTATTTCGCTTTTTGGTTTTGTCTGTGTGAGCAGTAGTTGGTTAGACTGGCTTGCATTTACGATACAGCTAGACTCGACTGAACCACAGAGGCTGATAATGTGAACTTCATTTTCtgacacatttcagcaacactGAAACAAAATGCTTTCATGGGAATCAGGGCAGTCCTTCAGTCTCTGCTGTGCTTCAGtacaatataaaacatgtttacAGTGAACTGATTCATTATTCAATTAGAATTATTTTATCATTCAATTCAACTtcattacattaattaatttttatagtgcttttaacactgGACAATATcttaaagcagatttacagaaacaGAGGTTATGAAGTTGGAATAGCAAAATATAGTGCCTAttagtttgttctttataagttcatccctaatgagcgaaccAGTGTTGACTGTGGCAGAGAAAAATCTctgtgagatggtatgaggaagaaaccttgagaggaaccagtaatatctatacattacatttttatcattgttgagctGTTCAGCTAAGTGATTAAATGCACTTAAATGTAGAACTTGTTCATGCAAACCCTCGTCCTGAACAATCGTAGCAGACTGTTGTTATAATTTCAGTCTGAATGAGTTGCTcggtaacttcatggatctttaggccgttcatgtggaaccatcctcatctgcaCAGAGTgatctccaattgaagagaactccatccaggtGTAGGGCATTGAGAGGAATCAGGTGAAAGTAAAGGACAGGAACACTACTCACTGGTACAGGCACTGTACCAGTGAGTAGTGAGAGTATCCTTGCCATcatttcaaatttaaaatgattaaactaCATGTGTGTTAAATGGTTGGACGtcacaccttccagccaatcaaataatgtatattatacCATAGGatgatttacagtttttctcagttgctttgaagcgtttctcagatcagaaatgaaattgtTCAGCCTCCACATCATGCCGTCACTTGTGCACATTATTAAAGCAATTTCTTATTGCTTTGAACGGATTGCGAATGTTTTTgtactttcatttaaaattgtttcctacattattaaTTGTTTGTCATCAATACATTTAATCTTATATTAGACTGGTTGTCACCTGAAGAGTCttaaaccccaaaacatctcagcatcagtcaagccattgaatgcaaaatggttaaaccagttgtcagaatctgtcaggtttaaatttctattcaactttttttgtaaatgtttcttgaattgatgaattgtgcaggttaatcttgaatgtcactaatgaagggaAGTGTTACGGCATCAAGATCAAAAGAACAGAACACAGAataacaatttctgaaaatggattaACAACCAAAAAACGTACAAACACCTGTACAGAATCCTGTCGGTCTCTTGCACATACAGTAACGTGAACGTTTGTGCTGTTGATATaaatagatgccaaacagaagaaattccaCCTTGTGAATTTTCAACTCATTGTAACCCAAAatgtagtttatatcaggaaacactgaaactgtacGCAGTCACAATGACAACATGACCAcacattttgacgatcttgtttgtggacaatgacaaaaggacttgttattctgatgggaatCACATGGaatcacaaatatttacttttggcAGATGAAGAACGTACAGGCTTTTGCATGAAATTCATTGTTTGTAAAATTGCTTTGAGAAATGGTTTAATGGTTTGTAAATATTCAGGATGATTCAGGAAATGCTTCAAATTCTTGAAATTCTTACATATGCAAgtatgatttaattttttattttgaaaagctTTCCTGGACATTATTTAGAGGTTTtcagaatgataaaaaaaattacactctGGTCAATATTTTGTAACATTTTCTTCTGCTGCAATTACAGATGCGTCTTTGCTCTTTGCAAGTTTACCATTTTGCTTCTTCTCCAATGATTAAACTGAAATTTTCAGATGATGAAAATTCATCTATAGCACCATGTCCATGTTTTCCaaatgcagtggtggacaaagaaGACAAACCAGCTGATTcaactgctattttatgtacattgtgttcttatattttattgtctattgttgtttttactgGAAAGCGCCTTGAGCTCCTTTTGGTTGTTGTAAGgcgctctataaataaaatttgattgattgattgattgattgatcagttaaagtagagattcacTCTGTAAATTATGActgcagtaaaagtaaaagtgtccctttaaccTTTCACTTGAGAAAAAGTACATACGTtgttgccttcaaatgtacttaagtatccaaagtactataattgattatagctataatgtttctatcatgtttgttgtgtttattatcAAGTTTGAATCAGGAGtttgttttatcatttattcttctcaaaatgttctgcttgctctTGAATGTTATGTTGGTGATAAGCAGAAACGCCAAGCGGCAATTAAAACGTTTTCcttcactcataaataaaaagaatgactgatttctcaaaatgtagttgattaaaagtacaatatctgactttgaaatgtactgaagtaaaagtttccccaaatggaaataaatcagtaaagaacagatacatGAAAACACTGTCTAATTCActtctttattaaagaaagtGATATTTTTAACTCACTTGGTCAGGGCTCCTCTTgctgactgggtcagagcactGATTGCTTTTCATGAAGGTACATGGAACACATGGAACAAGGGCCCTTGATGATGTCATAGCTGCTGtttaaatacaatacatacatcattattattattatgattatcctgcttatgtatttttatttaatcaatgatttatttattgtttgtatgtaatatttttattctggtgttctgatttgcaaaaaaaaaaattgagcaaatttgcaAAACCCCATTTGATGAAGCTGCACGTTGTACTGGTGTTTGGGGGGAGGGGTGGGGTGGTCTGATTGGTCTTGGTCACATGACTAATTAGCACCGTGTAGTGTGTTGCTTGATTGTGATTGGCTAAACACTTGCAACCCAAGACTACATGTTAGGCACtaaaggtgtgtgtttttgcatggAGCTagctaaagtgtgtgtgtagcattaTGAGCTCTGAGTGCAGCTACACCGTTGAACCTGGGAGCAGTGAGGGCCAGAAGGcaagtgtgtttgttttcagtAGTATGCTGCAGAAGTATTTGTCCCAAAATTGACATGTAATTGTCTTTGAAGCTCCTTGCATAATTTTGAAAGAGTTTGTGAGCTGCTTCTTGATGTTTGTGTGcaatttattatttctgttgAGAGAAATTGTTCCAGCTTTGGTTTGAATGCTGAAGTCAGTGCATGTGTTCACTCTTGTCTTGATGATTGTCCCCTTGCAGAGTAAAGCTGTGGTGAAAAGAGATGGTGTGATTGCATCAGTCTTCTGTCGAATTTCACAGTTTTGGCCAGTCCGCTTTGTGGTAACTTGCATCCAAGTGTGCTTTTGTTACCAGTTGAGCACAGGATTGTTTggttattagatttttatttctttcattttccatGGCCCCCTGAGCTGAGGTAGTGTGTATGGGGGTGTGTTTTGTTTCCAATCATTTTCAGGTGCACGGATTCCGGTCCTTATGGTGGTTCCTTGGCTTCTCCTCCCCTGGAAAAGCTTCCTCACCTCCATGCGATGAGGACAAAAGTTCCCCCAGTGCACGCCAGTGTCGCTCCGGTCGGAAGCGTCTGGGAAGAACCACACGTTTGCTGCTTTCCATCCTGCCCCGGAGGATCCAGAGTGCTCTCAGCTTCCCGGTGTGCACCAGCATTGGCTGCTCCGTGTCCCCAGGTCTGATGTGTGCTTGAATATGTGAGATTACATTTAATTGGACAATGCAGCCATTTTAAGATAAACCAGTAGACTTTACAAAAAGTTGTAGGCTTCCTGTGATGAATTTTacttatgtttttcttttttgctacCTTTTTTTAGAGGTGCGCTGTTCTCCCACTAAGCCCTGTGGGAAAGGCAATAAAAGGAAGCAGGACGATATGGATGACGACGATGCTGAAGCAGAGCTGGAGCAGCAGTCATGGGTGGAGCACTCAATCAGGAACTGACTGATGAGGACCAGCCGACTGATCCTGACTATGAAGTATGGAAATACTAACCTTACTAAGAAGTTGGGGAAAGTGTCCTGACCTGTAGAAAAGCAggcttttattgtgtttttcaaAGTATGTACAGTTGTTTCATAGTCTGTACAAGTGTTCAGGGTAAAGTAAAATGGTTTTGACGAAATCCAAGATATGAGAAAATTGTAGCATTTAACTCTCtaagacggcataaggaagaaaccttgagaggaaccagactcaagaggaaacccatcctcatctgggttacaCAATGTCCATTAATAGCATatacgatgttgaggtgtgcagaaATGATGGTCAGAAGCAAACTCTAGTCCTCCCACAACACATTGGAACACCAGCTGAAATGCTGGCAATGTTTGACTCAACTTCTTCAGGGTCTCTTGAGAAACCTCTTCTCTTAGAACAGCATGCAGATGTAACCATCGATATCCTTCGAGTCGGCCCCTGGTtgccatttcatttttttttttttcttccttaaatGGTGTCAAACAGAATCGCTGCAGTGTCGGTTTACTAATTTTAGCACCGTGCTGATGTGCCAAGACTCTTTTCTGATTACtaaatcctaaaataaaatgCGATTTAACCAAATCCTCCACATCCATTTCATGTCGCAATTCTGTCATTTTGTCAATATTACCATTTAACCTCATATTGATGGCTTTTTTctcatcttaatttttttaaattttatttaaagtgccATAAAATGCTGTCATGATTaatgccagtttttttttttttttcccccctgcagCCAAGTGCAGTTGAGACTGATAGCGAGGAATACCGGTCACACAACGATACCGAGAGTGATATTGAAGTGGAGAAGGGTGTCGTGGTGATCCAGGATTTGGAGACCATCCAGGTGAACACTGCGTCAGAtgtgacccttttttttttttttttgtgaaaaaatgtttattttatttttaatgttaagTTGTCCATTTTAATTGATTAGTTTTGTTTTCTCCCAACCCCCATTCAGGAGCCCCTAACAGAGGAGAAGTGATGGCAGTGGGGATGGAATGTGTTGcatatatttatagaaaaaagTAATGTTCATTTGTATTCTATACATTTCCAAGTATGTAGCTAGTTATTGCCCATGTGGTGGTTTTCTGGTCGTTGTCTTGTCGAAGGCTTCCTGGCTTgatttgttcgtttttttttttttttttttctatgtgagTTTTCAGTGTCTTGTATTTGATTTTCTGAAATAAACTAATCAATTTTGGCtcaatctttattttatgcatttacaaACTAATCATCCTTCCACTTGCAAGAGCATTTTGACATGTTCTTTTGATGGTtttcagaattttatttttgcttgacTTCTACAGTGTACACATCTTTCTATAGATAAACTCTAGGCATTTCATACTATGAAAGAGGAAGGGACACGTTACACAATGTCTAACACTGGTGGGCTCTAACTGTGTCCAGATTTGAACCTTCAGCATGCCCTCTATTGAGTAACTGCCACTTCCTGTTCAGATACCATGTGATTTTGCGCTAAAAAAACTGGTGCATTGTGAAGTCTTGCTTTGTTATGCGTTTGACttaaacaaaacacatgcaACCTGTTAATCTCGCAAATACGTTTGACATTTATGGCCTGAGAATGAGGGGCCTTACtcaagtggcagcttggtggtggtgggatttaaacctcctaaaaaaaaaaaacacagtaactCAAACGGTGTACTGTTTAGTTCATGTCAACAACCGTGTTTGTGTACATTAGAATGGAATTTGCCTTGATGGCTGCTCATATCATCgatttacaatttttatttttgcattccTTTTGATTGATCTTGTGCCTTCATGGTTTAATAtgctgttaatttttttaatctttatttctaaaataaagacTAATAATCTATGCAATTGTGATGTCTGATAATTGCATTCAATAGACTGACCTGTAAACTACaattgttggttttttttttttttttttttttaaaccacaaggTGCATTTTAACAGTTACGGAGTTGTAAAAAGGGGTCTGGGATAATCCTGCTCCAGTTGTATTACAAAATGGCATTGAAAGGTTTTTCCTAAATCATTAAGTGAGGACTGATCAGCTTATAACATTTAAAACCACCAAATATGTGTAGTTTCTTTCGTGCCACCAAAAAAAAGCTCTGACCTGGACTCCACATATCCTCTAAAGGTGTGATGAGGGTCCCAAAACCAAGACAGTAGCAGCAGATTCTTTTAGCTTCTGTAGTGAGGTGACAATAGATCAGATTGTGACCTGAGGAATTTAGATATCAACACTGTCCTGTTTAACAAATTCTTAAACCATATTTTTTGCTGCCTTCAGGGATtacaatagataaaaaaatggtgaaacatTTGTCTGTGGAAATGTTGCGGTCGGTGGAAAATGCCACAGTAAAATCCACCCGAATGCCACAACCCACAGACGCCCAGAACATCACACTGCCAGATCACACATGCACTACACACCCAGCCTACATACAAACCAGTCCAGCTTCTTTCACTGCTTAATGGTCTCGTGCCCGTTGTAAGTGCTTTCACAGGTGTACCAGGATCAGCACGAGCACTCTGAGCAGCTCTTGGAATGGGATAACCTTTGATCCCATACCTCAATAATTCTTGGATGCCCATGACTTGTTTTatgtccatttttcctgcttctaacacatcagctTGACAgtaaaaggtgctttatacttgtcacatgtactttacagcagcGGTCCTCAAACATTTTTGCGCcgattaatgtcggacaatattttcacagaccggcctttaaggtgttgtggataaatacaacaaaataaaatatgactgccataaaaactggtattttctcaatataataaaagtaaatccACTGcagtgtttgttcattttgctcggcTGGGGGTTTAAATTTAGCGGTACTGTATTATGTTAGcagccggagcccctttaagaaggtagcagatggaggtaagacatgtgaccgaggcatcatgacatgcgtCAAGTGAGTCATACATAGATGTGGCGGCGAGAAtacggtaattttccaaaataaaacgtGGTTTAGAATCAGATAGTAAAGAAAACAGTTTGACCCACGGACTGGTGCCGACCCAGGGGGTGAGGACCACtgctttacagcacagtgaaattatttgcggatacagcacccctggagcacaacgggttaaaggccttgtttaagggcccaagagtggcagcttggtgatattggggct is part of the Silurus meridionalis isolate SWU-2019-XX chromosome 9, ASM1480568v1, whole genome shotgun sequence genome and harbors:
- the org gene encoding LOW QUALITY PROTEIN: oogenesis-related (The sequence of the model RefSeq protein was modified relative to this genomic sequence to represent the inferred CDS: inserted 1 base in 1 codon) is translated as MSSECSYTVEPGSSEGQKSKAVVKRDGVIASVFCRISQFWPVRFVVHGFRSLWWFLGFSSPGKASSPPCDEDKSSPSARQCRSGRKRLGRTTRLLLSILPRRIQSALSFPVCTSIGCSVSPEVRCSPTKPCGKGNKRKQDDMDDDDAEAELEQQSWVEXLNQELTDEDQPTDPDYEPSAVETDSEEYRSHNDTESDIEVEKGVVVIQDLETIQEPLTEEK